The sequence GCTACTGGCGTTGAGTCGCGACCTCGTCGAACGTCTGCAGCATGGCGCGCCGGCCCGCATCCTGGATGTGCCATCGACCGCCAATGGTTGGGTGCTTGGCGAGCACGACCTGCTGCGCCTGCAGGCCGGCCGCGCGCAGGCAGTGGCGCTGCCGTTTGGCCTGTCGACCGGCGCCATCCGCGCCTTCGTCGTGGACAGCCGCAACCATCCCTGGGTCTGCCCGGATGCCGGCGGCCCCTCCGCCTTCGACGGCAGCGCCTGGCACCCGCTGGCCGATCTGCAGGACACCCCGTGCACGGTGCTCACCAATACGCGGCATGGCGGCGTCTGGATCGGCACCGTCAAAGGCGACGTCCGCCTGTTGCAGGGCCGGCAGTTGACGCATTACAGCGCCGACGATGGCCTGTCGGTGGGGCCGATCACCGCCATCTGGCAAAGCCCGTCGCTTACGCTCGTCGCCGGCGAAGCCGGGCTTGCGGCGCTGGGTGCCGATGGCAGGTTCCGGCAGGTAGCCGATCAGACCAACCCGCTTTTGCAAGGCATCACCGGCATCGTGCAGGACCAGCACGGCGCGTTGTGGTTGAACGGCAACCGCGGCGTTGTGCAGATCGCCCAACGTGCGCTGCTGGGCAGCGTGCAATCGGGCGTGATCAGCCCGGCACTGCGCCTGTACGACGTCATGGACGGGTTGCCCGGTGTCGCCCAGCAGGCTACGCCGGTACCCACGGCCATCGCCGCCGACGACGGCCTGTTGTGGTTCACCACCAACCAGGGCCTGGCCTGGCTGGATCCCGAGCAGACCTACCGCAACCCCACCGCGCCGGATGTCTTCATCACCGAAGTGGTTGCCAACGACCGTCCCTACCCGCGCACGACTGGGCTGCACCTGCCCAAATGGACCCATCGCCTGCGCATCGGCTACGACGCGGTGAGCCTGACCCGCCCCGAACGCGTGCGCTTCCGTTACCGGCTGGAAGGGGTGGACGCGCAATGGCAGGACGCCGGCAATCGTAACGAGGCGTTCTATACCAACCTCTCTCCCGGCCGTTACCGCTTCCGGATTGCCGCTGCCAACAACGATGGCGTCTGGAACGAACGCGGCGACACGCTGGACTTCGTCATCGAACCGGCCTTCGTGCAGACCTGGCAGTTCAAGGCGTGTGTCGTGCTCGCGCTGCTGCTGACACTTGCGATCATCTGGCGCATGCGCACCCGGCACGTTGCCGGACGCGTGCGTGCACGGCTGGAGGAGCGCTACCGCGAACGCGAACGCATTGCACGCGAGCTCCACGACACCTTGTTGCAAGGTACCCAGGGATTGATCCTGCGGCTGCATGCTGCCAGCCGCTCGTTGCCGCATAACGACCCGCGCCGGCTGGAGCTCGAACAGGCGGTCGACCTGGCCGAAAATGCGCTGGTCGAAGGCCGCGACCGCGTCAATGGGCTACGCGACAGCTACTCGCTGCGCCAGGATCTGGCGGCCGCGCTGCAGCGTTCGCGTGAGGCCACCATGCCGCCACCGTCGGCCGAGCTGCAGGTGTCGGTGGAGGGCCGCCCGGTGGCGCTGCGCCCGATGGTGGCCGACGAACTGTTTCAGCTTGGCCGCGAAGCATTGGCCAATGCCGATCGCCATGCCGATGCCACGCGCATCGCGCTGGAACTGCGTTACGGTTCACGTGACTTCGTCCTGCGCATCCGCGACGATGGCTGCGGCCTGGATCCGGACGTGCTGCACGGCCACGCGCGCACCGGGCATTGGGGACTGACCGGCATGCAGGAACGCGCCAAACGCATCGGCGCCAAGATGCAGTTATGGTCGCGCCCGGGCAGCGGTACCGAGATCCAGATCATGCTTCCCGCCCGCATCGCCTATGCAACGCCATCGCGCTGGTGGTGGCCATTTTTTCGACCTGCACGATCTACGGAGAGCCCCAATGGCTGAGATGGTCAAACCGACTGATGTGCTGGTGGTAGACGATCATCCGCTGCTGCGCGACGGCCTCAGCGCCATGCTCGCCGCCGAACACGACATGCGTGTGGTCGGCGATGCCGAAGACGGTGAACAGGCGGTGGCCTGCTACGCCAGTCTGCGCCCGGACGTGGTGCTGATGGATCTGCAGATGCCACGCGTGGATGGTGTCGAAGCCATCCAGCGCATCCGCCGCGTCGATCCCGCCGCCAAGGTCATCGTGTTGACTACCTACACCGGCGATGTGCGGGCGGTGCGCGCGCTGCAGGCCGGCGCCTGCGGCTACCTGCTCAAGAGCGCGCTGCGCCGTGAGCTGGTCGACACCATCCGTGATGTGCGGCGTGGCCAGCGACGGCATGTTCCGGCGTCGGTGGCCGAAAACATCGCCGCCCACGTGCTCGACGACGCGCTGTCTGCCCGCGAGACCGAGGTACTGAGCCTGGTCGCTACCGGATGTTCCAACAAGCAGATCGGCAATGCCCTGAGCATCTCCGAAGAAACGGTCAAGGCGCATATGAAGAACATCCTGGCAAAGCTCGGCGTGCGTGATCGTACCCACGCGGTCACGGTGGCCTTGCGCCGCGGGATACTGTCGCTGGAAACCTGAGCAGCCTGCAGCCAAGGGGCAAGGCCGGGCGGCGGCTCTTCTCACAACGCGTCATCCTGTCGCTGCTACTGCATGACAGCGACAGCACCGAGCTGCTTCGATTGCCCATGGGTCGCGCGCCAACGTCCCACCCGCGCCAACTTTTGTAAGCCGATCCACCATTCTTGAACGCAAGGCGCACAAGCGATCGAGGCGCGCTGTCAAATCGATCGGCTTGAGCTATCTTATGCACCGCCAAGCGGCATGGGGGCCGCTTCAGCATCTCGCATGGCAGCCGATAACGGCTACGTCCGACCGCCGCACTGCGCTGCGGCGGCACTCGATTCAATCATTTAAACGCGTTCAGGGGAATTGCGATGCTTCGTCACTCTTTGCGGGTGCGCCTGCTGTTGCCGGTGCTGGCCTTGGTGCTGGTCGTGGTGGTGGCACTGACAGTCATTCTGGCCATTACCGAAGCGAACCGGGTCAAGTTCGAAGCCGGCGACGCCATCGAGCGCCAGTCGGTGTCCTTGCAGACCTTGTTCGCGGTCACCCGCACCATGATGCT comes from Xanthomonas vesicatoria ATCC 35937 and encodes:
- a CDS encoding sensor histidine kinase — its product is MPHAPAFRLHLLWHLCVAVVAVMCSCWWPCSPARAEGIAATRAGLLQFHHTAWSTERGAPADIWDIQQADAGPLWLATGFGLFQFDGDRFARQAPPDGEAYASHNMTALALAPDDTAWIGYFNAGIDRLADGHLTHFRPRKDVPDGMVFRIEHDGSGRWWAAIDGGLCWFDGQRWQRAGADWGYPAERAHWLLRDVRGTLWVSDGAQILSLRSGAKRFVPSGQQVGLYVTMAESPDGVIWVADPHRGVFALTDVHGTVLPAAARARPQFPGLYARRIRFMRDGALWGSDYAAHGLFRIALPTSPMPVLERFGPVQGLTSATAGPLVEDREGNLWAGTNLGLNRFRHRALLPLAPLLPGQAMAVATFNPSPGPAARPLLASLRDGRLLALSRDLVERLQHGAPARILDVPSTANGWVLGEHDLLRLQAGRAQAVALPFGLSTGAIRAFVVDSRNHPWVCPDAGGPSAFDGSAWHPLADLQDTPCTVLTNTRHGGVWIGTVKGDVRLLQGRQLTHYSADDGLSVGPITAIWQSPSLTLVAGEAGLAALGADGRFRQVADQTNPLLQGITGIVQDQHGALWLNGNRGVVQIAQRALLGSVQSGVISPALRLYDVMDGLPGVAQQATPVPTAIAADDGLLWFTTNQGLAWLDPEQTYRNPTAPDVFITEVVANDRPYPRTTGLHLPKWTHRLRIGYDAVSLTRPERVRFRYRLEGVDAQWQDAGNRNEAFYTNLSPGRYRFRIAAANNDGVWNERGDTLDFVIEPAFVQTWQFKACVVLALLLTLAIIWRMRTRHVAGRVRARLEERYRERERIARELHDTLLQGTQGLILRLHAASRSLPHNDPRRLELEQAVDLAENALVEGRDRVNGLRDSYSLRQDLAAALQRSREATMPPPSAELQVSVEGRPVALRPMVADELFQLGREALANADRHADATRIALELRYGSRDFVLRIRDDGCGLDPDVLHGHARTGHWGLTGMQERAKRIGAKMQLWSRPGSGTEIQIMLPARIAYATPSRWWWPFFRPARSTESPNG
- a CDS encoding response regulator, whose amino-acid sequence is MAEMVKPTDVLVVDDHPLLRDGLSAMLAAEHDMRVVGDAEDGEQAVACYASLRPDVVLMDLQMPRVDGVEAIQRIRRVDPAAKVIVLTTYTGDVRAVRALQAGACGYLLKSALRRELVDTIRDVRRGQRRHVPASVAENIAAHVLDDALSARETEVLSLVATGCSNKQIGNALSISEETVKAHMKNILAKLGVRDRTHAVTVALRRGILSLET